A stretch of DNA from Candidatus Polarisedimenticolaceae bacterium:
CGCGCGGGGGCGAACGGATGCTTCACCGACGACCCGGGTGCGCTGTTGCGCCTGCTGGCGCGTCGCGGTCTGGCCCCGTGACGATCCGTAACCGCCGCGCGCCGCTGCTGCGCTGGTATCGCCGCCACCGTCGCGACCTTCCGTGGAGGCGAACGCGCGACCCCTACGCGATCTGGGTGTCGGAGGTGATGCTCCAGCAGACCCAGGTCGCGACCGTCCTCCCGTTCTACGTCCGGTTCCTCGAGCGTTTCCCCGACGTCGCCGCGCTCGCCGCCGCGACGGAGGAGCAGGTCCTCGCCGCGTGGAGCGGACTCGGGTACTACCGCCGCGCCCGCCTGCTGCGGCAGGGTGCGCGCCGGGTCGTTTCGGAGCACGGCGGGTCGATTCCGGACACGGTCGAGGGGTTGCTCGCGATCCCCGGGATCGGGCGGTACACCGCGGGGGCGATCGCGAGCGTGGCCTTCGCGCGCGCGGCGCCGATCGTCGACGGGAACGTCAAGCGGGTCTTCGCGCGGTGGCTGGCGGAGCCGGCTCCCGCGCCCCGACGCCTTTGGGCGTTGGCGGCGGAGATCGCACCGGGGGCCGATCCCGGGGACCTCAACCAGGCGCTGATGGAGCTCGGCGCGACCGTGTGCACCCCGCGAACGCCCCGCTGCGGGGCCTGTCCGGTCTCGCGGACCTGCGCGGGGCGGGCCGCCGGAGCCCCGGAACGATTCCCCGCCCCCGCGGCGGCCAGACCGATCCGTCCGGTCGCGGCGGCCGTGGCGCTGATCGTGCGCCGCGGAAGGGTGCTCCTCGAACGGCGCCGCCCCGAAGGCCCGCTGAGGGGCGCGTGGGACCTGCCCGCCCGGCGCATTCCGTCGCGCCGCGACGGCCGGGACGTTCTGAAGGCCGCCCTTGCCGGCGATCACGGCCTCGACGCCCGCGACTTCTCGAAAGCGGGGGTCGCGAGGCACGCGATCCTCGACCAGCGGCTGACCCTTTCGGTCTATACGGCCACCCCGTCGGGGCGCTCGCCCTCCCCGGACCTGCGGTGGGCTTCGCTCGCGGCGCTCGCGGCCGAACCGGTCTCCGGCGCGACGCTCAAGATCCTCCGGGCGAACGGTCCGGGCCTTCCCTCCATCAGCGGGAGCGCGCCGAAGGCGAGGTCGAAGCCGGCGCCGTAGGCCAACCACGCGGTGGTCACGATTCCGATCGGCCCGCGAACCCCGGCCCACCCCATCGCGACGAGCACCACCGCGGTGATCGCCGCCGGGGGGTAGAGCGCGAGCCGAACCGCGGGAACGAGACGGACCGACCCGCGAACCGCCCTGCCGACCAGGAATCCGCCGACGACCCCCGCACCGAGCGCCCACGCCTCGAGCCAGCGCAGGAACTCGGTCTCGATCCCCCCGAGCCTCCGCCATGGGGAGGCGACCGCCCACAAGACGAGGATCCAGGCGCAAAGCCACGCATGACCGGCGGCGACACGGACGAATTTTCTCGACAAGGGACACGCTTCCCGAGGAGGCGGGAAACGGGACGCGGCGAATCTGCGCCCCGGAGGAGATCCGGGCAAGGACGCCGGTTTCCGGCGGGCAACCCCGCGGATGCCGTGTCCGCATGATCGGGGGGCGCCGCGCAATCGGCACCCTCCCGTCGCGCCGGGCGGGGGTACGTTCGGCGCAGCGAAACGGGGGGGCC
This window harbors:
- the mutY gene encoding A/G-specific adenine glycosylase, whose protein sequence is MTIRNRRAPLLRWYRRHRRDLPWRRTRDPYAIWVSEVMLQQTQVATVLPFYVRFLERFPDVAALAAATEEQVLAAWSGLGYYRRARLLRQGARRVVSEHGGSIPDTVEGLLAIPGIGRYTAGAIASVAFARAAPIVDGNVKRVFARWLAEPAPAPRRLWALAAEIAPGADPGDLNQALMELGATVCTPRTPRCGACPVSRTCAGRAAGAPERFPAPAAARPIRPVAAAVALIVRRGRVLLERRRPEGPLRGAWDLPARRIPSRRDGRDVLKAALAGDHGLDARDFSKAGVARHAILDQRLTLSVYTATPSGRSPSPDLRWASLAALAAEPVSGATLKILRANGPGLPSISGSAPKARSKPAP